A genome region from Bacteroidales bacterium includes the following:
- the lnt gene encoding apolipoprotein N-acyltransferase — protein MKKYQLALLSVFSGVLLSLAWPARGFPLLLMIAWIPLLWVEDHILERQRRGVYHNGTVFITTYPCFVTWNLLTTWWIYNSTGIGAALAILLNAFFMTLVFLLFHITRKTFTTALPGYLSLIVYWISFEHLHNHWEISWPWLHLGNGFAAYPKWVQWYEYTGIFGGTLWIIVANILVFLILKESYAARKFLVPIRIKTFSALSWIVVPIMISVVSYNRYQEKPDPVDVVIVQPNLDPYTEQYGLEVDSVLKRTLALSDVLADSATDFVVCPESALQEHPLFESEFTTSKSYRYLSGYLREHPDRYVMIGASTYQMFEPGEALTHTARQFGDSDRYYDAFNTAILMEPDMTYQLYHKSRLTPGVEIMPYARYLRFLEGLAIDLGGTVGSLGTDKERRPYDIPLKRLKVAPVICYESAYGAFCAKYVSNGANLIFVITNDGWWGNTPGHRQHLTFSSLRAIETRRCIARSANTGISAFISQRGDVQQATPYWVETTIRQEINANDEITLYVRYGDYLARIAAYTSVLLLLITLSLKLMKSTGKIKHPPA, from the coding sequence ATGAAAAAGTATCAGCTTGCCCTGCTTTCAGTCTTTTCCGGAGTGCTGCTCAGTCTTGCCTGGCCGGCAAGGGGATTCCCCCTGCTGCTGATGATCGCGTGGATACCGCTCCTGTGGGTGGAGGACCATATCCTTGAACGGCAGCGGAGAGGGGTCTACCATAACGGCACAGTGTTCATCACAACCTACCCCTGCTTTGTTACGTGGAATCTTCTCACGACCTGGTGGATCTACAATTCAACTGGGATCGGAGCGGCGCTGGCCATCCTGCTGAACGCCTTCTTCATGACCCTGGTGTTCCTTTTGTTTCACATTACAAGAAAAACTTTTACAACTGCACTGCCCGGATACCTGAGCCTCATTGTTTACTGGATCTCTTTTGAACATTTACACAACCACTGGGAGATCTCCTGGCCATGGCTGCACCTGGGCAATGGTTTTGCAGCTTACCCGAAATGGGTCCAATGGTATGAATACACCGGAATTTTTGGAGGCACATTATGGATCATTGTCGCCAATATCCTTGTTTTCCTGATCCTGAAAGAATCTTATGCTGCACGGAAATTTCTTGTTCCCATTCGGATCAAAACATTCAGTGCTCTTAGCTGGATAGTTGTTCCCATCATGATATCGGTTGTGAGCTACAACCGTTACCAGGAGAAACCTGACCCGGTGGATGTGGTGATCGTCCAGCCAAATCTGGATCCATACACCGAACAGTACGGGCTTGAGGTTGACTCCGTACTGAAACGCACCCTGGCGCTTTCGGATGTCCTTGCCGACAGTGCCACCGACTTTGTCGTTTGCCCCGAATCAGCGCTTCAGGAACATCCCCTTTTTGAAAGCGAATTTACAACCTCAAAAAGTTACCGCTACCTGAGCGGATATCTCCGTGAACATCCTGATCGCTATGTGATGATCGGCGCTTCCACCTATCAAATGTTTGAACCGGGTGAAGCCCTGACCCATACGGCCCGGCAGTTCGGTGATTCGGACCGGTATTATGATGCTTTCAATACAGCGATCCTGATGGAGCCCGATATGACTTATCAACTTTACCACAAATCCAGACTGACCCCGGGGGTTGAGATCATGCCCTACGCCAGGTATCTTCGGTTCCTGGAAGGTCTCGCCATTGACCTGGGGGGTACCGTAGGCAGCCTGGGGACTGACAAAGAAAGAAGGCCCTACGACATCCCCCTGAAACGGCTCAAGGTTGCTCCTGTGATCTGTTATGAATCGGCTTATGGTGCGTTCTGTGCCAAATATGTAAGCAATGGTGCCAACCTGATCTTTGTGATCACCAACGACGGCTGGTGGGGAAACACGCCCGGGCACAGGCAGCATCTTACCTTTTCATCGCTCCGGGCCATCGAGACCCGGCGCTGCATTGCCCGTTCAGCCAACACCGGGATATCGGCATTCATCAGCCAGCGTGGTGACGTGCAGCAGGCAACGCCCTACTGGGTAGAAACAACCATCCGGCAGGAGATCAACGCGAACGACGAAATCACGCTTTATGTACGTTATGGTGACTATCTTGCAAGAATAGCGGCCTATACAAGCGTCCTGCTTCTGCTGATCACCTTGTCCCTGAAGCTTATGAAAAGCACTGGTAAAATCAAACATCCACCTGCATGA
- the nadD gene encoding nicotinate (nicotinamide) nucleotide adenylyltransferase produces the protein MNTTIGLFFGSFNPIHLGHLIIARYALEFTDLSEVWFIISPHNPFKEKKTLLADHHRYYMVNLAVEDFPRLKASNIEFNMPQPSYTINTLTYLHEKYPDKRLVLLTGSDVLPTFHKWKNYEQILTYYELYVYPRPYTEPHPYVDHPKVRFIDAPMMEISSSFIRESIAKGKNVSFLLPDKVYRHLTEMHFYEKKPDS, from the coding sequence ATGAACACAACAATTGGTCTCTTCTTCGGATCGTTTAATCCCATCCACCTGGGTCATCTGATCATAGCCCGCTATGCTCTTGAATTTACCGATCTCAGCGAGGTTTGGTTCATTATTTCACCGCATAATCCATTTAAGGAAAAGAAAACCCTGTTAGCCGATCATCACCGTTATTACATGGTGAATCTGGCCGTGGAAGATTTCCCCCGGCTTAAGGCTTCCAACATTGAATTCAATATGCCGCAGCCGTCCTATACCATCAACACGCTGACCTATCTGCACGAGAAATATCCGGACAAACGCCTTGTCCTGCTCACAGGATCCGACGTTTTGCCCACTTTTCACAAGTGGAAGAATTACGAACAGATCCTGACCTATTACGAACTTTACGTATATCCACGACCCTACACGGAACCTCACCCCTACGTTGATCACCCGAAGGTCAGGTTCATAGATGCACCGATGATGGAGATCTCATCCAGCTTCATCCGTGAGTCGATCGCAAAGGGCAAAAATGTTTCCTTTCTGTTACCCGATAAGGTTTACAGGCATCTTACGGAAATGCATTTCTACGAAAAGAAACCTGACAGCTGA
- the trpS gene encoding tryptophan--tRNA ligase, translating to MDIVVSGIRPTGNLHLGNYFGAIRNFVKMQEENTCYFFIADYHSLTTHPTPHDLHGTVKQVLVEYLASGLDPEKATLYIQSDIPEVTELYLLLNMNAYVGELERCTSFKEKIRKQPDNINAGLLTYPTLMAADVIIHKAVKVPVGKDQEQNLEMMRTFARRFNRMYSIEYFPIPVAYNFGKTLVKIPGLDGTGKMGKSEGEGNAIFLADDEKTIRNKIMKAVTDAGPTQPNQAKPEPIGNLFTLMSVMSAPETVAYFEEQYNTCKIRYGEMKKQLAEDVVRFIAPFHQRIQELSGNDAYLHQVVSQGAEKARESASRTIKEVREIIGFLHF from the coding sequence ATGGACATCGTTGTAAGCGGCATTCGGCCAACAGGAAACCTTCACCTCGGAAATTATTTCGGAGCGATCCGGAATTTTGTCAAAATGCAGGAAGAAAATACCTGCTACTTTTTCATTGCGGACTATCATTCCCTGACCACGCACCCCACTCCCCACGACCTGCACGGTACGGTCAAACAGGTCCTTGTAGAGTACCTGGCTTCCGGACTTGACCCTGAAAAAGCAACGCTTTACATCCAGAGCGATATCCCCGAAGTGACAGAGCTCTATCTGCTGCTCAACATGAATGCGTATGTAGGTGAACTCGAGCGGTGTACTTCCTTCAAGGAAAAAATACGCAAGCAACCGGATAACATCAATGCAGGATTGCTCACCTATCCTACCCTCATGGCTGCAGATGTGATCATTCATAAAGCAGTCAAAGTGCCGGTGGGTAAAGACCAGGAGCAAAACCTGGAGATGATGCGGACCTTTGCACGCAGGTTCAACAGAATGTACTCCATTGAATATTTTCCCATCCCGGTGGCCTATAATTTCGGAAAAACCCTGGTCAAGATCCCAGGCCTGGATGGTACCGGTAAAATGGGCAAGTCGGAAGGGGAAGGCAATGCGATCTTCCTGGCGGACGATGAAAAAACCATCCGCAACAAGATCATGAAAGCGGTAACCGATGCAGGACCAACACAGCCCAACCAGGCGAAACCGGAACCCATCGGGAACCTGTTCACGCTGATGAGCGTGATGTCGGCCCCGGAAACAGTGGCTTACTTTGAGGAACAATACAATACCTGCAAAATCCGCTACGGGGAAATGAAAAAACAACTGGCCGAAGACGTAGTCCGTTTCATTGCCCCTTTTCATCAACGAATCCAGGAACTCTCCGGCAACGATGCTTACTTGCACCAGGTGGTGAGCCAGGGAGCCGAAAAAGCACGCGAAAGCGCTTCCAGGACTATAAAGGAAGTCAGAGAGATCATTGGGTTCCTGCATTTCTAG
- a CDS encoding DUF1732 domain-containing protein, with amino-acid sequence MIKSMTGYGKVDVEINGTTLHVEVRTLNSKQTDISLKTPGRFREKDLEIRGILAERLVRGKIDLNLYIENSGDENHFSLNRVAALKYWNELRELASEIREEDFNSYLPLLIRFPEVFSPKKEEIDPEEWEKVRQAIGIANDQVEQFRIQEGHVLQLDMEKRIRLILDYLDQAGSFESGRITAIKDRLQKNLTGIKDETRIDMNRFEQEVLYYLDRVDISEEKVRLRKHCDYFLETMAEENSNGKKLTFISQEIGREINTLGAKANEVNIQKLVVQMKDELEKIKEQLSNVL; translated from the coding sequence ATGATCAAATCAATGACCGGTTACGGTAAGGTAGATGTGGAAATTAACGGCACCACTCTCCATGTTGAGGTACGTACCCTGAACAGCAAGCAGACCGACATCAGCCTGAAAACCCCTGGCCGGTTCAGGGAAAAAGACCTTGAGATCAGGGGAATCCTTGCTGAAAGACTGGTAAGAGGCAAGATCGACCTGAACCTGTACATAGAGAACAGCGGGGATGAGAACCATTTCTCCCTGAACAGGGTGGCTGCCCTGAAATACTGGAATGAGCTGCGGGAACTGGCCTCGGAGATCCGGGAAGAGGATTTCAATTCCTATCTTCCACTTCTGATACGCTTTCCCGAGGTGTTCAGTCCAAAAAAAGAGGAAATCGATCCTGAGGAATGGGAAAAAGTTCGCCAGGCGATCGGGATAGCCAACGACCAGGTGGAACAGTTCAGGATCCAGGAGGGCCATGTTCTTCAACTGGATATGGAGAAACGCATCCGGCTTATTCTTGATTACCTTGACCAGGCTGGTTCTTTTGAATCCGGGCGGATCACGGCAATCAAGGACCGGTTGCAAAAGAATCTGACCGGCATCAAGGACGAAACCAGGATCGACATGAACCGGTTTGAACAGGAGGTGCTGTACTACCTCGACAGGGTCGACATCAGCGAGGAGAAAGTCCGGCTCAGGAAACATTGCGACTATTTTCTTGAAACCATGGCAGAGGAAAACAGCAATGGCAAGAAGCTTACGTTCATTTCCCAGGAAATCGGAAGGGAGATCAATACGCTGGGGGCAAAGGCCAATGAGGTAAACATCCAGAAACTGGTCGTGCAGATGAAGGATGAACTGGAAAAGATCAAAGAACAGCTGTCGAATGTACTCTGA
- a CDS encoding S9 family peptidase gives MSKAPIAQKMDRKLVTHGHERSDPYYWMNQRDDPKVLDYLNAENAYTDAMMAHTKELQKELYDEILSRIKQDDQSVPYKKDGYYYYTRFEQEKEYPIYCRKKDSLNHPEEILLNVNEMAEGYEFYSLGSFGISTNNQLLAYSVDTVSRRLYSIYVKDLSNGRVYPEIIPGTSGSVTWANDNKTLFYVVKDEETLLPYRVFRHVLGTDPLEDVLVYEEKDSTFSTSCYKTKSRQFIMIGLFSSITTEYRFLDANEPCGEIAILSPRERGMEYYADHYADHFYIRTNLDAKNFRLMKAPINRPGKENWEEVIPHRKEVLLEELEIFTHYLVVAEKSNGLSRLRVISWENHDDHYLPFEEETYSAWISVNPEFDSDVLRFGYTSLTTPVSTYDYNLAIREKTLLKRDPVLGDFDPVNYEAKRLFATAADGTSVPISLVYRKGLQLNGKNPAWITGYGSYGSSYDPNFSSVRLSLLDRGFIYAIAHVRGGEEMGYEWYEQGKMLNKKNTFTDFIACVEHLIAMNYTDPGHIIINGGSAGGLLMGAVVNMRPDLFRGVIAEVPFVDVVTTMLDESIPLTTGEYDEWGNPNEEEYYDYLLSYSPYDNVEAKDYPAMLVTTGYHDSQVQYWEPAKWVARLRDQKTDDHLLIFKINMDYGHGGASGRFRRYEEIALQYAFALEVLK, from the coding sequence ATGTCAAAAGCCCCCATCGCACAAAAAATGGACAGGAAGCTTGTCACCCACGGTCACGAACGGAGTGATCCGTATTACTGGATGAATCAGCGCGATGACCCGAAAGTCCTGGATTACCTCAACGCAGAAAATGCTTACACGGATGCAATGATGGCTCATACGAAGGAGTTGCAGAAAGAGCTCTACGATGAGATCCTATCCCGCATCAAACAGGATGATCAATCCGTACCCTATAAAAAAGACGGCTACTATTACTATACGCGTTTTGAGCAGGAAAAGGAATACCCCATCTATTGCCGCAAAAAGGACAGCCTCAACCATCCGGAAGAGATCCTTCTGAATGTCAATGAAATGGCTGAAGGATATGAATTTTATAGCCTGGGATCGTTCGGCATCAGCACGAACAATCAGCTCCTTGCCTATTCGGTCGATACGGTCAGCCGCCGCCTGTATTCCATTTATGTCAAAGACCTTTCCAACGGCCGGGTCTATCCGGAGATCATTCCCGGCACATCCGGTTCCGTAACCTGGGCAAATGACAACAAAACCTTGTTTTACGTGGTGAAGGATGAAGAAACCCTTCTGCCCTACCGGGTTTTCCGGCACGTGCTTGGAACAGACCCCTTGGAAGATGTTCTGGTCTATGAAGAAAAGGATAGTACCTTCAGCACCTCCTGCTACAAGACCAAATCCAGGCAGTTCATCATGATCGGGTTATTCAGCAGCATCACGACGGAGTACAGGTTTCTCGATGCCAATGAACCTTGCGGTGAGATTGCCATCCTCTCGCCTCGCGAACGGGGAATGGAATATTATGCTGATCATTATGCAGACCATTTTTATATCCGTACAAACCTCGATGCCAAAAATTTCAGGCTGATGAAAGCACCCATCAACCGGCCAGGGAAGGAGAACTGGGAGGAGGTCATCCCTCACCGGAAGGAGGTGCTTCTGGAAGAGCTGGAGATCTTCACCCATTACCTGGTCGTTGCTGAGAAAAGCAATGGATTGAGCCGGCTGCGGGTCATTTCCTGGGAAAATCACGACGACCATTACCTGCCGTTTGAAGAAGAGACCTACAGTGCCTGGATATCAGTCAATCCTGAGTTTGACAGCGATGTGCTGCGGTTTGGATATACCTCTCTGACAACGCCGGTCTCCACGTACGATTACAACCTGGCCATCAGGGAGAAAACGCTGCTCAAACGGGATCCGGTGCTTGGTGATTTTGACCCGGTCAACTATGAAGCGAAACGTCTTTTCGCAACAGCAGCTGACGGGACTTCAGTTCCCATATCCCTGGTTTACCGAAAGGGGCTTCAGCTGAACGGAAAAAACCCCGCCTGGATCACCGGCTACGGGTCGTATGGCAGCAGCTATGATCCCAATTTCAGCTCCGTTCGACTGAGTCTGCTCGACAGAGGATTCATCTATGCGATTGCCCATGTCAGGGGTGGTGAAGAGATGGGTTATGAATGGTATGAGCAGGGTAAGATGCTGAACAAAAAGAACACGTTCACTGACTTCATTGCCTGCGTTGAGCACCTGATCGCGATGAACTATACGGATCCCGGGCATATCATCATCAACGGAGGCAGCGCCGGAGGCCTGCTGATGGGTGCCGTCGTAAACATGCGCCCTGACCTTTTCAGAGGCGTCATCGCGGAAGTGCCGTTCGTTGACGTGGTGACAACCATGCTGGATGAAAGCATTCCCCTGACAACGGGAGAATACGATGAATGGGGTAATCCCAATGAGGAGGAATATTACGACTACCTGTTGTCCTATTCCCCTTACGACAATGTGGAAGCAAAAGACTATCCCGCCATGCTGGTGACCACCGGTTACCACGATTCACAGGTTCAGTACTGGGAACCGGCCAAATGGGTGGCCAGGTTGCGGGATCAAAAGACTGATGATCACCTTCTGATCTTCAAGATCAACATGGATTATGGCCATGGCGGGGCCTCGGGCCGGTTCAGGCGGTATGAGGAGATTGCCCTGCAGTATGCGTTTGCGCTGGAAGTGCTCAAATGA
- a CDS encoding Hsp20/alpha crystallin family protein translates to MTIIRYSPVPRFTDMFDNLFTREADRMHQGNCGCLPRTNILEKEDRFQLELAVPGMTKKDFHINLEKDLLTISADGEAPERKESNDQYTLMEFEKGSFSRSFIVPKEVDTEKIKADYEHGILTVTLPKRKEEMKVSKEIQIG, encoded by the coding sequence ATGACTATCATTCGTTATTCGCCCGTACCAAGGTTTACCGATATGTTCGATAACCTGTTTACCAGAGAAGCTGACCGGATGCATCAAGGTAACTGTGGGTGCCTTCCACGCACCAATATTCTTGAAAAAGAAGACAGGTTCCAGCTGGAGCTTGCCGTTCCGGGGATGACCAAAAAAGATTTCCACATTAACCTGGAGAAAGATCTGCTGACCATTTCAGCCGATGGAGAAGCCCCTGAACGAAAAGAAAGCAACGACCAGTACACCCTGATGGAGTTTGAAAAGGGATCGTTCAGCCGCAGCTTTATCGTGCCCAAGGAAGTGGATACGGAGAAGATCAAGGCTGATTATGAACACGGCATTCTGACCGTCACTTTACCGAAGAGGAAAGAGGAGATGAAGGTGTCGAAGGAGATACAGATTGGCTAA
- the gmk gene encoding guanylate kinase yields the protein MYSEGKGKVIIVSAPSGAGKTTIVRHLLAGGLNLVFSVSACSRPPRNHEINGKDYYFLSTAEFQQKIQEGDFVEWEEVYPGKYYGTLKREVRRIWDEDHHILFDVDVQGGINLKKAFGARALALFIMPPSLAELENRLRLRATDTGKSIRERVKKASLELTFAPKFDYTLINDDLEVAKKEAVKVVRCFLDEGSRVITTIRQQE from the coding sequence ATGTACTCTGAAGGAAAAGGAAAGGTCATCATTGTTTCCGCTCCGTCAGGTGCCGGTAAAACAACCATTGTCAGGCATCTGCTTGCCGGCGGCCTGAACCTGGTCTTTTCCGTATCGGCCTGCAGCCGGCCCCCGCGCAACCACGAAATCAACGGAAAGGATTACTATTTTCTAAGTACAGCGGAGTTTCAGCAAAAGATTCAGGAAGGTGATTTCGTTGAATGGGAGGAGGTTTATCCCGGGAAATATTATGGGACCTTAAAGCGGGAAGTCCGGCGCATCTGGGACGAAGATCATCATATCCTGTTCGATGTGGATGTACAAGGGGGGATTAACCTTAAAAAAGCATTTGGTGCAAGAGCCCTTGCCTTATTCATCATGCCTCCTTCCCTTGCGGAGCTGGAAAACCGGTTGCGTTTGCGTGCAACCGATACGGGAAAAAGCATTCGTGAACGTGTGAAGAAAGCATCCCTTGAGCTGACATTTGCACCAAAATTTGATTACACCCTGATCAATGATGATCTGGAAGTGGCAAAGAAAGAAGCCGTGAAGGTGGTCAGATGCTTTCTGGATGAAGGATCACGGGTCATTACAACCATACGCCAGCAAGAATGA
- a CDS encoding phosphatidylserine/phosphatidylglycerophosphate/cardiolipin synthase family protein, which translates to MSLQPKYQLFEYAEDYFRSMLDDIRQARKYIYLQMYKYGNGENGKNFRDELLKKCREGVEVKVLIDSWGAYVNDIFFSDLIQAGGEVRYFKKIKFFIDFFTKNHRRNHRKILVIDDQIIHLGSANIVEYTSKWREAMFRIHGDIAIPFKKIFLSDFEIYNKYVFEKPSYARTIKHGSFEILRDVPSIAMQRIRKKYLDLIKNAEEEIFIETPYFLPGTQLRKALIEAARREVAVNVLLPRHSDLRIIDILRNRYLGMLCKHKVQFLFYLPDNLHAKLLLADRRTFILGSPNFDFRSFRYQHEIALSGSDPEVTDLIVAHVLETMKDCEPFNYEHWLNRPFVDKFFERLLIPFRHWF; encoded by the coding sequence ATGTCATTGCAGCCTAAATATCAGCTTTTTGAATATGCGGAGGATTACTTTCGTTCGATGCTGGATGACATCCGCCAGGCAAGGAAATACATCTATCTGCAGATGTATAAATACGGAAACGGTGAGAATGGTAAGAACTTCAGGGATGAGCTGCTGAAGAAGTGCAGGGAGGGAGTGGAGGTTAAGGTGCTGATCGATTCCTGGGGAGCTTATGTGAATGACATATTTTTTTCAGACCTGATCCAGGCCGGCGGAGAGGTACGGTATTTCAAAAAGATCAAATTTTTCATTGATTTTTTCACCAAGAACCATCGACGGAACCATCGCAAAATTCTGGTGATCGATGATCAGATCATTCACCTGGGATCAGCCAACATCGTGGAATATACCTCCAAATGGCGGGAAGCCATGTTCCGCATCCACGGCGACATTGCCATCCCTTTTAAGAAGATATTTCTGAGTGATTTTGAAATTTACAATAAATATGTGTTTGAGAAGCCTTCCTATGCCCGGACGATCAAACACGGATCCTTTGAAATTCTAAGGGATGTGCCTTCCATTGCCATGCAGCGGATCCGAAAAAAATACCTGGATCTGATCAAAAACGCCGAAGAGGAGATCTTTATTGAAACCCCCTATTTCCTTCCGGGCACTCAGTTGAGGAAGGCACTGATCGAGGCAGCCAGGAGAGAAGTGGCGGTGAACGTGCTTTTACCCAGGCATTCTGACCTGAGGATCATCGATATCCTCCGTAACCGGTACCTGGGAATGTTATGCAAGCATAAGGTGCAATTCCTGTTTTATTTACCGGATAACCTTCACGCCAAGCTGTTACTGGCCGATCGGCGGACATTTATCCTTGGATCCCCAAATTTTGATTTCAGAAGTTTCAGATATCAGCACGAAATTGCACTGTCAGGGAGTGATCCCGAGGTCACCGACCTGATCGTTGCACATGTTCTTGAAACAATGAAGGATTGTGAACCCTTCAATTATGAGCACTGGCTGAACCGACCTTTTGTGGATAAATTCTTTGAGCGGCTGCTGATACCGTTCCGGCACTGGTTCTGA
- the hflX gene encoding GTPase HflX, translating to MKTEHKETAAVVGLITQRQDEERVKEYLDELSFLIDTAGGTTVKRFIQKLNVPDARTFVGQGKLIEVANYVKEHSIDIVAFDDELTASQIRNLQKILGCKILDRSNLILDIFASRARTAHAKTQVELAQYEYLLPRLTGMWTHLERQRGGIGLRGPGEREIETDRRIIRDRIALLKEKLARIDRQKITQRKSRASLVRVALVGYTNVGKSTLMNLISKSKIFAENKLFATLDTTVRKVVIHNLPFLISDTVGFIRKLPHDLIESFKSTLDEVREADLLLHIVDISHPDFEEQMNIVKQTLIEIQASDRPTIIVFNKTDIYTFLEKDPDDLSPATPKNYTLEEMKHTWMAKNNLPCVFISARTRENTDELKNLLYEEVRKIHIRRYPYNHFLF from the coding sequence TTGAAAACGGAACACAAAGAAACCGCTGCAGTTGTTGGCCTCATCACCCAGCGCCAGGATGAGGAACGCGTGAAAGAATACCTGGATGAGCTCTCCTTTCTGATTGACACAGCCGGCGGAACCACCGTAAAACGCTTTATCCAGAAGCTGAATGTCCCCGATGCCCGTACATTTGTGGGGCAGGGTAAACTCATCGAGGTAGCTAACTATGTGAAAGAGCATTCGATTGACATAGTCGCATTTGATGACGAACTGACGGCATCCCAGATCCGTAATCTTCAGAAAATCCTGGGATGCAAGATCCTTGACCGCAGCAACCTCATCCTCGACATTTTTGCCAGCCGTGCCCGCACGGCCCATGCCAAAACGCAGGTGGAACTGGCTCAGTATGAATACTTGCTACCAAGGCTGACGGGGATGTGGACCCATCTGGAACGTCAAAGAGGTGGCATCGGCCTGAGGGGACCCGGTGAACGGGAAATCGAGACCGACCGCCGGATCATCCGCGACCGGATCGCCCTGCTGAAAGAAAAATTGGCACGCATCGACAGGCAAAAAATCACCCAGCGGAAAAGCCGCGCAAGCCTGGTCAGGGTGGCATTGGTCGGTTACACCAATGTGGGGAAATCCACCCTGATGAACCTGATCAGCAAATCAAAAATCTTTGCAGAAAATAAACTGTTTGCCACCCTCGACACCACCGTCAGGAAAGTGGTCATTCATAACCTTCCTTTTCTGATCAGTGATACGGTGGGATTTATCCGTAAACTGCCCCACGACCTGATCGAGTCGTTCAAAAGCACACTCGATGAGGTCAGGGAGGCGGACTTGCTGCTTCATATCGTTGACATTTCCCATCCTGATTTTGAAGAACAAATGAATATCGTCAAACAGACCCTCATCGAGATCCAGGCATCCGACAGGCCAACCATCATTGTGTTCAACAAAACCGATATCTACACCTTCCTGGAAAAAGATCCGGATGACCTGTCACCCGCCACACCCAAAAACTATACACTCGAAGAAATGAAGCATACCTGGATGGCAAAAAACAACCTGCCCTGCGTTTTCATTTCTGCCAGGACCAGGGAGAATACCGACGAATTAAAAAACCTGCTGTACGAGGAGGTCAGAAAAATACACATCCGGCGTTACCCCTACAACCATTTTCTTTTTTAA